A single Pedobacter sp. PACM 27299 DNA region contains:
- a CDS encoding SusC/RagA family TonB-linked outer membrane protein, with translation MKKFYLQSILLAVLFTCLLFMNTALAQTKVKVQGVVKTETGETLPGASVKVKDGKQGTMTNPKGEFTITVETGKLLVFNYVGYQPQAYPVTKAENVTITLQEIKNVMDEVVVIGYGSQKKSSVTGAVSKLKNDNLDEIPTSRLDNALIGKIAGVTIQNVSSEVGADPVVRVRGFSSISAGSQPLVVVDGYPVPDGLSFVNPQDVESIEVLKDAASSAIYGSRAANGVILITTKSGVSDKPRYTFKTYYGFKKPYELNPIMSVTEYTNQLFADAALRENDPTVPANLKNLITPAERAAYVIENQIAGGPTDWQREALQEAAIKNIQLGISGGKKDLKYYLSASGQKDEAVLKYSENTRLNVKAKVDGALSKKVTFSFNFNPSYIKTQRPAVNFTDYFRFGSFLPVYHDDFTAAYVQQNSQWANINAGDFVQARHFNGLSYSGLMPDGTTWNSNGPVEPFATSNNTPASIAGRENRSQENYRMLGGGDLSINILKGLIFKTSVGGYYTNQENSTFTLSNARKDGDVNEATIYNKQYLDFLWENTLNYTLTKGNHHFTGLLGYTTQQTKIKESNMVGRNFPTDNFKTLNQAGQIDQALTKTLEDRVGLISYLGRMTYDYKNKYLFSASFRTDGSSYFAKGQKYGSFPAVSAGWGIGKENFMKNVNWVSNLKLRASYGATGNNNIPSFSFVNLLYPGNYSFGSGTGSVGLGLSPNSDVLANPDITWERTFEFNSGIDFGFFKDRFSLTLEYYNAVTDRLLYKQSTQSFSGSFEYINNAGKIRNQGLELEFSANTIKNKNFSWTTSFNIAGNRNKLLELGGEPFQYNYGERNEIYAAIVGKPAIQFFGYQTDGIWTSQEEINAAKASGQTSTLSKYFAAGGLKYVDANGDQKIDVNDRVIIGSPFPDFTWGINNSFKYKGFDLNIMIQGVQGGSVINGDANYNESRKYNKNFTENRWISAAYPGDGKTPYYTNGENWLLTDYVIEDASYAALRNIIIGYSLPNKIAKKMGVNGVRLYSSIDNVLYLMGKSYRGINPEARTTSSAYASPLVSGYQRGAFPIARTYTFGLDVNF, from the coding sequence ATGAAAAAATTTTATTTGCAATCTATTCTGCTTGCAGTATTATTTACTTGCCTGCTGTTTATGAATACTGCTCTTGCTCAAACAAAAGTAAAGGTTCAGGGTGTGGTAAAAACTGAAACGGGAGAAACCTTACCAGGCGCTTCAGTAAAAGTAAAAGACGGGAAACAGGGCACCATGACCAATCCCAAAGGTGAATTTACCATTACTGTTGAAACCGGAAAATTGCTGGTATTTAACTACGTCGGTTACCAGCCGCAGGCCTATCCTGTGACAAAGGCGGAAAACGTGACCATCACGCTTCAGGAAATTAAGAACGTCATGGATGAGGTGGTGGTGATTGGTTATGGAAGCCAGAAAAAATCTTCTGTGACCGGTGCTGTCAGTAAATTGAAAAATGACAACCTGGATGAGATTCCTACCTCCAGACTAGACAATGCCCTGATCGGGAAAATTGCCGGGGTAACCATCCAAAATGTAAGCTCAGAAGTAGGCGCAGATCCTGTAGTCAGGGTGAGAGGATTCAGTTCCATCAGTGCAGGTTCTCAACCTCTGGTAGTAGTAGATGGCTATCCCGTTCCTGATGGACTTTCTTTCGTGAATCCACAGGATGTAGAGTCTATTGAAGTGCTTAAAGATGCAGCTTCCAGTGCTATTTATGGCTCCAGAGCAGCAAATGGGGTGATCTTAATTACCACCAAAAGCGGTGTTTCTGATAAACCCAGATACACTTTTAAAACTTATTACGGCTTTAAAAAACCTTACGAGCTGAACCCGATCATGAGCGTGACCGAATATACCAATCAGCTCTTTGCAGATGCTGCATTGCGGGAAAATGATCCGACAGTACCTGCTAATTTAAAAAATCTAATTACCCCTGCTGAACGGGCTGCTTATGTCATAGAAAATCAAATTGCAGGCGGCCCTACCGACTGGCAGCGTGAAGCGCTCCAGGAGGCTGCAATCAAAAATATTCAGCTGGGTATTTCCGGTGGTAAAAAAGACCTGAAATACTATTTGTCTGCCAGCGGACAAAAAGACGAAGCGGTATTAAAATACAGTGAAAATACCCGATTAAATGTAAAAGCAAAAGTAGACGGTGCGCTCAGCAAGAAAGTCACCTTCAGTTTCAACTTCAACCCATCCTATATAAAAACACAGCGACCAGCCGTTAATTTTACCGACTACTTTAGGTTTGGCTCCTTCCTTCCTGTGTATCATGATGATTTTACCGCAGCCTATGTGCAGCAAAATTCGCAATGGGCAAATATTAATGCAGGGGATTTTGTACAGGCAAGACATTTTAATGGCCTGAGTTATTCTGGCCTGATGCCAGATGGAACCACCTGGAACAGCAACGGTCCGGTTGAACCTTTTGCCACCAGCAACAATACCCCAGCCTCAATTGCAGGAAGAGAAAACAGATCGCAGGAAAACTATCGAATGCTGGGTGGTGGAGACCTAAGTATCAACATTTTAAAAGGACTGATCTTCAAGACTTCTGTAGGTGGATATTATACCAATCAGGAAAACTCCACCTTCACCCTATCCAATGCGCGTAAAGATGGAGACGTAAACGAAGCGACCATATACAACAAACAATACCTGGATTTTTTATGGGAGAATACCCTGAATTACACCTTAACAAAAGGCAATCACCATTTCACAGGATTGCTAGGTTATACCACCCAGCAAACTAAAATTAAGGAAAGTAATATGGTGGGCAGGAACTTCCCGACAGACAACTTTAAGACTTTAAATCAAGCCGGTCAAATTGATCAGGCACTAACGAAAACACTAGAAGACCGCGTTGGCTTAATTTCCTATCTGGGCAGGATGACCTACGATTATAAAAACAAATACCTTTTCTCTGCCAGTTTCAGAACTGATGGCAGTTCTTATTTTGCTAAGGGACAAAAATACGGTTCCTTCCCTGCGGTTTCTGCAGGCTGGGGCATTGGAAAAGAGAACTTCATGAAAAATGTGAACTGGGTGAGTAACCTGAAATTAAGGGCCAGTTACGGTGCCACAGGGAACAATAACATCCCAAGTTTCTCTTTTGTGAACCTGCTGTATCCGGGTAATTATTCATTTGGTTCTGGTACTGGATCGGTAGGTCTAGGACTATCTCCAAATAGCGATGTTTTAGCAAATCCAGACATTACCTGGGAAAGAACTTTTGAATTCAATTCAGGGATCGACTTTGGCTTCTTTAAAGACCGGTTTTCCCTTACTTTAGAGTACTATAACGCGGTGACCGACCGCCTGCTGTACAAACAATCTACACAGTCTTTCAGCGGATCATTTGAATACATTAACAATGCCGGAAAGATCAGGAATCAAGGTCTGGAGTTAGAATTCAGTGCCAACACGATAAAAAATAAAAATTTCAGCTGGACCACCAGCTTTAACATTGCAGGAAACAGAAACAAATTGCTGGAATTAGGCGGCGAGCCCTTCCAATACAATTATGGCGAGCGCAATGAAATCTATGCGGCTATTGTAGGCAAGCCAGCCATTCAGTTTTTCGGTTATCAAACAGATGGCATCTGGACTTCTCAGGAAGAAATCAATGCCGCTAAAGCCAGCGGACAAACCTCTACCCTTTCCAAATATTTCGCTGCCGGAGGTTTAAAATATGTAGATGCAAATGGCGATCAGAAAATTGATGTGAACGACCGTGTCATCATTGGCAGTCCCTTTCCAGATTTCACCTGGGGCATCAACAACTCTTTTAAATACAAAGGTTTTGACCTGAACATTATGATCCAGGGCGTACAAGGTGGAAGTGTCATTAATGGCGATGCCAACTATAATGAGTCCAGAAAATACAATAAGAATTTTACTGAAAACCGCTGGATTAGCGCCGCCTACCCTGGAGACGGCAAGACTCCTTATTATACCAATGGCGAGAACTGGCTGCTCACAGATTATGTGATCGAAGATGCTTCTTATGCGGCTTTACGGAACATTATCATTGGTTATTCCCTGCCCAATAAAATCGCTAAAAAAATGGGTGTAAACGGTGTAAGGCTCTACAGCTCCATTGATAATGTACTTTACCTGATGGGAAAAAGCTATAGGGGAATTAACCCGGAAGCCAGAACCACCAGCTCAGCCTATGCGTCGCCACTGGTGAGCGGCTACCAACGCGGTGCATTCCCAATCGCCAGAACTTACACTTTTGGATTAGATGTTAATTTCTAG
- a CDS encoding polysaccharide lyase 6 family protein — protein MMRKFLLISLMFYAMNSFAGIVVDNPEQLRKAVQKAKPGDTIVLKNGTWKDAALNLDGKGTAQKPIVIMAESPGGMLLTGSSYLQLAGEYLTVKNLHFNQGFTPKRAVISFRADSKNLANHCRVTGVVIENYSQPERFKTDTWVIFYGKYNRIDHSTFVDKLNSGPVIIVELDDERSQQNYHRIDSNYFNGRPRFGSNGAETIRVGVSRYSLSPSRTTISHNFFERCNGEVEIISIKSGENTVSFNTFFESEGGMVLRHGSNNTVESNFFNGNNKPFTGGVRIINPGHKVFNNVFYQLKGKQFRAPLSIMNGVPNSLINRYYQVKDVRVEKNTFVDCTPFLFGAGKDAERTLSPQEVAFKNNLVLSKDSCIYENLNDDNGIKITDNGLIEGANTRSKTVGNAATGFHKIKPKYLRIKGHELPYDAKYGADLKQLSFIEAKNTGAVWFQPAVKTTARKAKSFQLSSAQSENFNQLIQQALSGDTIVLMDTGYYKMKEPIQINKTLVIMAAKNLPKRPTLVNASFNSLPSFLTIENGGRLTVKNIAFKGTLESFGGVDAGIKSSESPMNQSYYLNVAGCEFYDFNESSQSGIACAKGTLADTLIVSNSIFHHLSGTGINLSSEKDDKGIYNAEFVNITNCLFTNLLGSAINVYRGGNDESTLGPFVSIDYCSFNEVENREQGAVVKLIGVQQAKITNSSFLNSGQGGRSIQFQEYRTDHILVDYCNFYNSGKIESFYNNAAGPHIYHDEPGSVKMASASNDQQALGAKF, from the coding sequence ATGATGAGAAAATTCCTATTAATTTCCTTGATGTTTTATGCGATGAATTCCTTTGCCGGGATTGTAGTCGACAATCCAGAACAACTTCGGAAAGCAGTTCAAAAGGCAAAACCAGGTGATACCATTGTACTAAAAAATGGCACCTGGAAAGATGCTGCTTTAAACCTGGATGGCAAGGGTACGGCCCAAAAACCGATCGTGATAATGGCAGAAAGCCCTGGTGGAATGCTGCTGACAGGCAGTTCTTACCTGCAATTGGCCGGTGAATATTTAACGGTAAAAAACCTGCATTTTAACCAAGGTTTTACCCCTAAAAGAGCGGTAATTTCTTTTAGGGCGGACAGTAAAAACCTGGCCAATCATTGCCGGGTTACTGGTGTGGTGATTGAGAATTATAGTCAGCCGGAACGATTCAAAACGGATACCTGGGTGATATTTTATGGAAAATATAACCGGATAGATCATTCTACGTTTGTCGACAAGCTGAATTCCGGACCGGTGATTATTGTGGAGCTGGACGATGAAAGGAGTCAGCAGAATTACCATCGCATTGACAGCAATTATTTCAATGGCCGACCGCGTTTCGGTTCTAATGGTGCCGAAACCATCCGTGTAGGAGTTTCCAGGTATTCCCTCAGTCCTTCCAGAACCACCATCAGTCATAATTTCTTTGAACGCTGCAATGGAGAAGTGGAAATTATATCCATAAAATCTGGAGAAAACACGGTGAGTTTCAACACCTTTTTTGAAAGCGAAGGCGGAATGGTGTTAAGACATGGCTCAAACAACACGGTGGAAAGCAATTTCTTCAATGGGAATAACAAACCATTCACAGGTGGAGTCAGGATCATTAACCCTGGTCATAAGGTATTCAACAATGTGTTCTACCAGCTGAAAGGCAAACAATTCAGAGCGCCTTTAAGCATTATGAACGGTGTTCCCAATTCTTTAATCAACCGGTATTATCAGGTAAAAGATGTGAGGGTAGAAAAAAACACCTTTGTCGATTGTACCCCCTTTCTTTTTGGCGCTGGAAAAGATGCGGAAAGAACACTTTCTCCTCAGGAAGTCGCGTTCAAAAACAACTTGGTTCTCAGCAAGGATTCCTGCATTTATGAGAATTTAAATGACGACAATGGGATAAAAATCACGGACAATGGGCTCATCGAAGGGGCTAACACCCGCTCCAAAACCGTTGGGAATGCAGCTACAGGCTTTCATAAAATAAAGCCCAAATACCTGCGCATCAAAGGGCATGAACTTCCTTATGATGCCAAATACGGAGCAGACCTAAAGCAGCTTTCTTTTATTGAGGCAAAAAATACTGGAGCAGTCTGGTTTCAGCCAGCAGTAAAAACCACTGCCCGCAAAGCCAAAAGTTTTCAGCTGAGCAGTGCTCAGTCTGAAAACTTTAACCAGCTGATTCAGCAGGCCTTATCCGGTGACACCATTGTATTGATGGACACCGGTTATTATAAAATGAAGGAGCCAATTCAAATTAACAAAACACTGGTGATTATGGCGGCTAAAAACCTGCCTAAAAGACCTACTCTCGTGAATGCAAGTTTCAATAGCCTGCCTTCATTTTTGACCATAGAGAATGGCGGTCGCCTGACCGTTAAAAACATCGCATTTAAGGGAACGCTGGAAAGTTTTGGCGGTGTGGATGCAGGGATTAAATCTTCGGAATCACCCATGAACCAGTCCTATTATTTAAATGTAGCCGGCTGTGAATTTTACGATTTCAATGAAAGTTCACAGAGTGGTATTGCATGCGCAAAAGGGACATTAGCAGATACTTTAATAGTGAGCAATTCTATTTTCCACCACCTTTCTGGCACAGGCATAAACCTATCTTCAGAGAAAGACGACAAAGGTATTTACAATGCGGAATTTGTGAATATTACCAATTGCCTGTTTACAAATTTATTGGGAAGCGCGATCAACGTTTATCGCGGTGGAAATGACGAAAGCACATTAGGTCCTTTTGTCAGCATCGATTACTGCTCTTTTAACGAAGTTGAAAACAGAGAGCAGGGTGCGGTTGTGAAATTGATTGGCGTACAGCAGGCAAAAATTACCAACTCCAGTTTCTTAAATTCTGGGCAGGGCGGCCGTTCTATACAATTTCAGGAATACAGAACTGATCATATTTTGGTTGATTACTGTAATTTTTACAATTCTGGAAAGATTGAATCTTTTTATAATAACGCTGCCGGTCCACACATTTACCATGATGAGCCAGGATCAGTAAAAATGGCATCCGCATCAAATGATCAACAGGCACTTGGCGCAAAGTTTTAA
- a CDS encoding alpha-N-acetylglucosaminidase, whose protein sequence is MKNMIRYRSLMLFLLMLAGLTAKTAPYEEVKGIASRRFSWLAKALVFQVVPAENGKEIFELSSEKGKVIIAASTANAAAEGLNWYLKYYCHRSMSHFGDHLSGHDQGKLPEVKNKVRIVSPYPYRYALNYCTISYSMSFYTWKDWERELDWMALNGVNLMLAPGGMEAVWQNTLRKLGYNEKEITDFVAGPAFGAWWLMGNLQGWGGPVSQRTIDQQVLLQQKIIKRMKQLGMEPVMHGFYGMIPSNLKDKQAIKVIDQGLWAGGFKRPDFLLPEDPYFDKVANIYYSEMKKLYGADLHFFGGDPFHEGGSSKGADLAASGKHIQQVMQQNYPGATWVLQGWQQNPADALLAGLNKEKTLVIELFGENTNNWEKRHGYENTPFVWSNVSNFGEKNGIYGKLQRFADEVYRAKNSAYGPFLKGIGIIPEGIYNNPVAYDLMLELGWHQDHLDLKNWISGYTSYRYGKRSSNMDKAWSLFLETAYSSHEVNQEGPSESIFCARPAIDIPSVSSWGTRKRNYDVTKFEEGVRMFVAAGKEFESLETYQTDRIDFVRQLQANRADKVYAKMMRAIKTKNLEEFKSSSAKFKHLMLQQDSLLSTSKYFSVNRWLQQSLDFGASKSDKENALLNAKTQIIFWGPDNNPKTDLHDYAHKEWSGLLSTIYLSRWEQFIAWQIALMSSKNAAEPDYFKMENEWVKRKDLYPSKPMTKTELDGLIKRIIVEE, encoded by the coding sequence TTTGATGTTGTTTTTGCTGATGCTCGCGGGCCTGACCGCAAAGACTGCGCCGTATGAAGAGGTAAAAGGCATAGCTTCCAGGAGGTTTTCATGGCTGGCTAAAGCCTTGGTTTTTCAGGTAGTTCCTGCGGAAAATGGAAAAGAGATTTTTGAATTGAGCTCCGAGAAAGGGAAGGTTATCATTGCTGCCAGTACGGCAAATGCTGCGGCGGAGGGGTTAAACTGGTACCTGAAGTATTATTGCCACAGAAGCATGTCGCATTTTGGCGATCACCTAAGCGGGCATGATCAGGGCAAACTTCCCGAAGTCAAGAATAAGGTAAGGATAGTTTCTCCCTATCCATATCGCTATGCGCTGAATTACTGTACCATCAGTTATTCTATGAGTTTTTACACCTGGAAAGATTGGGAAAGAGAGTTAGACTGGATGGCTTTAAATGGGGTTAACCTGATGTTAGCACCAGGAGGAATGGAAGCGGTATGGCAAAATACGCTTCGGAAATTGGGTTATAATGAAAAGGAAATTACTGATTTTGTAGCAGGTCCTGCGTTTGGTGCCTGGTGGTTAATGGGAAATCTGCAAGGCTGGGGCGGACCAGTAAGTCAGCGGACGATAGATCAGCAGGTTTTGTTGCAGCAAAAGATCATAAAACGGATGAAACAGCTGGGTATGGAGCCGGTAATGCATGGTTTCTATGGGATGATTCCTTCTAATTTGAAAGATAAACAAGCGATTAAAGTAATTGATCAGGGATTATGGGCAGGAGGATTTAAACGTCCGGATTTTCTGCTGCCTGAAGATCCTTACTTTGATAAAGTGGCGAATATCTATTATTCAGAAATGAAAAAGTTGTACGGTGCTGATTTGCATTTCTTTGGTGGAGATCCTTTTCATGAAGGTGGTTCTTCAAAGGGAGCGGATCTTGCAGCCTCTGGTAAGCACATTCAGCAAGTCATGCAGCAAAATTATCCTGGTGCAACCTGGGTTTTACAAGGTTGGCAGCAGAATCCTGCAGATGCTTTATTGGCAGGATTAAATAAAGAAAAAACCCTCGTGATTGAACTTTTTGGCGAGAATACCAACAATTGGGAGAAACGTCATGGTTATGAAAATACACCATTTGTTTGGAGTAATGTGAGCAATTTCGGAGAGAAAAATGGGATTTATGGCAAGCTGCAACGCTTCGCAGATGAGGTATACCGTGCAAAAAATAGTGCTTACGGTCCTTTTTTGAAAGGAATCGGGATTATTCCCGAAGGGATTTATAACAACCCTGTTGCTTATGATTTGATGCTCGAACTGGGTTGGCATCAGGATCATCTGGACCTTAAAAACTGGATTAGCGGTTATACCAGTTACCGCTATGGAAAGCGGAGTTCGAATATGGATAAGGCCTGGTCTTTGTTTTTAGAAACGGCTTACAGCAGTCATGAAGTAAATCAGGAAGGGCCTTCTGAATCTATTTTTTGTGCCAGACCCGCGATTGATATTCCCTCTGTTTCCTCCTGGGGAACCAGAAAAAGAAACTATGATGTTACGAAATTTGAAGAAGGAGTGAGGATGTTTGTGGCCGCTGGAAAAGAATTTGAAAGTCTGGAGACTTATCAGACGGATCGGATTGATTTTGTGCGACAGCTCCAGGCGAATAGAGCGGATAAGGTATATGCTAAAATGATGCGGGCAATAAAAACCAAAAACCTGGAGGAGTTTAAATCCAGCAGTGCAAAATTTAAGCACTTGATGCTGCAGCAGGATTCCCTATTGAGTACGAGTAAGTATTTTTCGGTCAATAGGTGGTTGCAGCAGTCATTAGATTTTGGAGCTTCAAAATCAGATAAGGAGAATGCTTTACTGAATGCCAAAACGCAAATCATTTTCTGGGGTCCCGATAACAATCCTAAGACGGATCTTCATGATTATGCGCATAAAGAATGGTCTGGGTTGTTGAGCACGATTTATTTGTCGAGATGGGAGCAATTTATAGCATGGCAAATCGCGTTGATGAGTTCAAAAAATGCAGCTGAACCGGATTACTTCAAAATGGAAAATGAATGGGTGAAGCGGAAGGATTTGTATCCTTCCAAACCAATGACAAAAACAGAATTGGATGGACTGATTAAACGAATCATCGTTGAAGAGTAG
- a CDS encoding RagB/SusD family nutrient uptake outer membrane protein, whose amino-acid sequence MKHLKYLLPFVVLAFFTGGCKKIIDIDPISNLGVETFYTNYDETKVGLTGSYNGLQLPLETEWMLTELRSDNTKQGVPNSSASINVEFNELDMFTLNSSHDKVYRYWLHTYKNIRSINYVLKSLGVSYENGNVQIGEGTAKMTEAQKNQLAGEALFLRAYHYFNLVRLYGDVFLVTTPVDPKQSKQLNRTPVQECYKLIVADLSKAKDLLSPVAFSAIADADRGRATSWAAKALLAKVYLTLNQKNLALALLDDVLQNSGHGLLNSFADVFSINNEMNKEILFSVRFKAGGFGLGNSMGNSFAPTSSGSAVINGDGLGYNFPTTELDGQYKILASAPVDQRKDVAIGKYGAKLYVKKFISPVLVKNDAENDFPVIRFSDVLLMKAEALGFDGPSGTAVGLINQVRARSGAVDFTTGDFSSGFYKYPTDGSQANAITDNTRFLAALFNERRLEFAFENQRFFDLLRSGQAIEIIKAHFSAEFPTHYKNIVPAITLAQLQSNVVQDRMLLPIPQKEIDSNDQLKITQNDGY is encoded by the coding sequence ATGAAACACTTAAAATATCTACTACCCTTTGTTGTCCTTGCTTTTTTCACAGGAGGCTGCAAAAAAATAATTGATATTGATCCCATCTCTAATTTAGGGGTGGAAACTTTTTACACCAATTATGACGAAACGAAAGTTGGACTCACCGGGAGTTATAATGGCCTGCAATTGCCATTAGAAACCGAATGGATGCTCACGGAATTGAGAAGCGACAATACAAAACAAGGGGTGCCCAATAGTTCGGCTTCCATCAATGTTGAGTTCAATGAGCTGGACATGTTTACCTTAAATTCTTCTCATGATAAGGTTTACAGATACTGGCTGCATACTTATAAAAACATCCGCTCCATCAATTATGTATTGAAAAGCCTGGGGGTATCGTATGAAAACGGCAATGTTCAAATTGGGGAAGGAACGGCAAAAATGACGGAAGCACAAAAAAACCAATTGGCGGGAGAAGCCTTGTTTTTAAGAGCTTACCATTACTTCAACCTGGTTAGATTGTACGGAGACGTGTTTTTAGTGACCACACCCGTGGATCCCAAACAATCTAAACAACTCAACAGAACTCCGGTACAGGAATGCTATAAACTGATTGTGGCCGATCTTTCTAAAGCAAAAGATCTGCTGTCTCCTGTTGCTTTTTCAGCGATTGCAGATGCGGATCGTGGCAGAGCAACCAGCTGGGCAGCAAAAGCGCTGCTGGCAAAAGTTTATTTGACTTTAAATCAGAAAAATCTGGCCTTAGCCCTATTGGATGATGTGCTGCAGAACAGCGGTCATGGTTTACTGAACTCCTTTGCTGATGTGTTTTCCATCAACAATGAAATGAATAAAGAAATTCTTTTTTCAGTACGGTTTAAAGCTGGTGGTTTTGGACTCGGTAATAGCATGGGTAATTCCTTTGCCCCTACTTCCAGTGGCAGTGCAGTGATCAATGGCGATGGATTAGGCTATAATTTTCCGACAACAGAGTTGGATGGGCAGTATAAAATATTAGCCAGTGCTCCGGTTGATCAAAGAAAAGACGTGGCCATTGGCAAATATGGTGCAAAATTATATGTGAAGAAATTCATCTCTCCAGTGCTCGTGAAAAACGATGCGGAGAACGATTTTCCAGTGATCCGATTTTCTGATGTGCTGTTAATGAAAGCAGAAGCACTCGGTTTTGATGGCCCTTCCGGGACTGCTGTTGGCCTCATCAACCAGGTTAGAGCACGTTCAGGTGCAGTAGATTTTACCACAGGTGATTTCTCCAGTGGTTTTTATAAATACCCAACAGATGGTAGTCAGGCAAATGCGATAACCGATAACACCAGATTTTTAGCCGCACTTTTCAATGAAAGAAGGTTAGAATTTGCATTTGAAAACCAGCGTTTCTTTGATCTATTGCGCAGTGGACAGGCCATAGAAATCATTAAAGCCCATTTTTCAGCAGAATTCCCTACGCATTACAAGAACATCGTTCCAGCGATCACACTCGCTCAATTGCAAAGTAATGTGGTACAAGACCGAATGTTACTGCCAATTCCACAAAAGGAAATTGACAGCAATGATCAGCTTAAAATCACTCAAAATGATGGTTACTAA
- a CDS encoding SDR family NAD(P)-dependent oxidoreductase — MRLKNKVAIVTGGSRDIGRAVSIGLAAQGAKVVINYHGSVENAEETLKLIQEAGGTAIIVKADVTKSPETLDLVEQTKQAFGEEINILVNVAGGMVARKTTAELDEEFWDKVMDLNLKSVFLMSKATIPAMPAGSSIINLSSLAGRDGGGPGASAYATAKGGVMTYTRALAKELGASGIRVNAVLPGMIATTFHDTFSKPEVRVNVAKATLIKREGESKEVADLIIYLASDDSSYITGTNIDINGGLFFS, encoded by the coding sequence ATGCGTCTAAAAAATAAAGTAGCAATTGTAACTGGTGGATCAAGAGATATAGGTAGGGCAGTTTCTATCGGCTTAGCTGCACAAGGAGCCAAAGTAGTGATCAACTACCATGGCAGTGTAGAGAATGCGGAAGAAACCCTCAAACTGATACAAGAGGCAGGCGGAACAGCGATTATAGTGAAAGCCGATGTCACCAAATCTCCCGAAACCCTGGATCTTGTGGAACAGACCAAACAGGCCTTTGGCGAAGAAATCAATATTCTGGTGAATGTTGCCGGTGGAATGGTGGCCAGAAAAACAACTGCAGAACTAGATGAAGAATTCTGGGATAAAGTGATGGACCTCAACTTGAAAAGTGTATTCCTGATGTCGAAAGCAACTATTCCAGCAATGCCTGCCGGTTCTTCGATCATCAACTTATCTTCCCTTGCCGGTAGAGATGGCGGTGGTCCGGGTGCCAGTGCCTATGCCACTGCAAAAGGCGGTGTAATGACCTATACCCGTGCCCTTGCCAAAGAGTTAGGTGCAAGTGGGATTCGTGTGAATGCCGTTTTACCGGGTATGATTGCCACCACGTTCCATGATACTTTTAGCAAGCCTGAAGTGCGCGTGAATGTAGCCAAAGCCACCCTGATCAAACGTGAAGGGGAATCTAAGGAAGTAGCAGATCTGATCATTTACCTTGCTTCTGATGATTCCAGCTATATCACCGGAACAAATATTGACATTAACGGAGGATTATTCTTCTCCTAA